In Pectobacterium aroidearum, the following are encoded in one genomic region:
- the mazG gene encoding nucleoside triphosphate pyrophosphohydrolase yields MTVSLTNLSSVERLLAIMKTLRDPENGCPWDKKQTFDTIAPYTLEETYEVLDAISRQDFDDLRGELGDLLFQVVFYAQMAQEKGLFDFSDVCNAISDKLERRHPHIFGDLTLTDSDAVLANWEQTKAQERAEKDRHSQLDDIPDALPALMKAQKIQQRCASVGFDWDSLGPVLDKVYEEIDEVMFEARQAVVDEEKLGEEIGDLLFATVNLSRHLGHKAENALQAANRKFTRRFREVEQIVTASGKTLEQATLDEMEAAWQQVKKQEISH; encoded by the coding sequence ATGACCGTATCTTTGACGAATCTATCCTCCGTCGAGCGCCTGCTCGCCATCATGAAAACCCTACGCGATCCCGAAAATGGCTGTCCGTGGGACAAGAAACAGACTTTTGACACTATTGCGCCTTATACGCTGGAAGAAACGTATGAGGTGCTGGACGCCATCAGCCGTCAGGATTTTGATGATTTGCGCGGTGAGTTAGGGGATTTGCTGTTTCAGGTGGTGTTTTACGCGCAGATGGCACAGGAAAAGGGCTTATTCGATTTCTCCGACGTGTGTAATGCCATCAGCGACAAGCTGGAACGCCGCCACCCGCATATTTTTGGGGATCTGACGCTGACGGATAGCGATGCCGTGCTGGCAAATTGGGAGCAGACAAAAGCGCAGGAGCGAGCGGAGAAAGATCGCCATTCTCAGTTGGATGATATTCCAGATGCGTTGCCTGCCTTGATGAAAGCGCAAAAAATTCAGCAGCGTTGTGCGTCTGTTGGCTTCGATTGGGACAGCCTGGGGCCGGTGCTCGATAAAGTGTATGAAGAGATCGATGAGGTCATGTTTGAGGCGCGGCAAGCCGTTGTCGATGAAGAAAAATTAGGTGAAGAGATTGGTGATTTATTATTCGCCACAGTCAATCTCTCTCGTCATCTGGGACACAAGGCCGAGAATGCGTTACAGGCCGCGAATCGTAAGTTCACTCGCCGTTTTCGTGAAGTAGAACAAATCGTTACGGCATCGGGAAAGACGTTGGAACAGGCAACGCTGGACGAAATGGAAGCCGCGTGGCAGCAGGTGAAAAAACAGGAAATCAGTCATTAA